CGCTAATACCAAACCCAACCCGTGTCTGAGACACTCGTAGAAGATCCAAGTGgacccgtgaagacctctacTCCTAGTGGCTTAGTTTGTCGAGAGTTCACAGCAAGTTTTAAGAAGTAttcgcacacacatacatgaaGCAATACATTCATCTAATAACTCTACTCTAGTTCTTGTCACTTAACATATTGAATTTTTATCCCAGTCTTTTTTCTGACTCTGGACTTCTCACCGGAGCTTGCCGCAACACGGGTGGCTCCTGATGGCTGTAGTCGTCTCCATCCTGGACGGCGTGTCCGGGAGAAGGAGGACGAGATGGTTCGCCGGGTGAGTGATGTGGGTAAGCGGGATGAGTAAGAGCCTCCACCTGTCGTGCCTGTCTTCTGGCCGCCAGCAGGATCCGGCAGTAGGTGAAACAGATGGCCGTAGAGGGCAAGAAGAAGGTGAGAAAGGTTGCCACGAGGGCGAAGGGGAGAGTCACTCGCAGGCGGCACTGCGTGGACGGCGTCCCTGACGTGGAAAGCTGGAAGTACGAAGAGGGGTAGAAGGAACTCAACTGCGAGACCGTGGCGTTGGCGGGATCGTTCTCGGCAAGGTCTTGGGTGCGACCCAGGCTGTGCCAGTCCATCTTGATCGGCAGAAAGGAAGTGAGGGCTGCCAACCCCCAAGCCCCACCCACCAGAAGCAAGGCACGAGGCGGGGTCATGTGCTGCTTGTATCGCAACGGAGAGATGATGAGGAGGTAGCGGTCCAGACTGATGACACACAAGTTGAGGATGGAAGCACTACAGCACATCACGTCGAAGCAAAGCCAGACGGGGCAGAATCCGGGCGCCAGCACCCAGGTCCCACACAGCACGTTGAGCATGGCAGGGGGCATCACGACCAGAGCCACCATCAAGTCTGACAGGAAGAGGGACACCAGGAAGCAATTGGAGGTGCAGCGCAGCGACCGATGTGCAAACACCAAGGCGATCAACAAAATGTTCCCACAAGCTGTCACCAGAATTATGAGGGACAGCATGACTGCGAGAAGCCAGGGACCGCTGCCACTAATACTCCAGCCATCACCGATAGTACCGCTGTCATTGAAGCTCCTGTGAACATCCGCACCTGATGCTGCCTCTACTCGAGGGATAGGTGAGCCACTCATCATCGGAGAGTTGAATAGGACTGTGTGCGCTTCCTGTGGTCTTGAAGAAGCGAACACACATCCAGCGTTTTTCAAGTGCATTGAGAGAGTGATGCTGAATGTGAAACAGTTGATCTGCGGGTCACCTCGCTGAAATCTGATGCGGACCACCTCAGGTGGCGAAAAAGATCAAGATGTCCCGTTTATAGTAATCCTTTCCATCTTTTCCCCTGGCGAGGTTGGTGATTTCACTCCCTGTGTGCCTCAGTCACATCAGTGCAAGGATATTCAGCTGCCATCACTCCATTTGTTAACGTGAGATGAGCAAAGCaataaaatgacacatttcctAGTCAATAGTCTGGCTTCTTCAATGCTTAGCACCAGTGTGAGCAATTCTGTGCCTGTCAGAGTATTTCAAAGCTACGTGTCATGATGACACTCTTTTGGGGGAGGGCAACTGAGAGGTGGGCTTCGGTacgagagagtgtgagagaaagagaggg
This sequence is a window from Onychostoma macrolepis isolate SWU-2019 chromosome 23, ASM1243209v1, whole genome shotgun sequence. Protein-coding genes within it:
- the htr6 gene encoding 5-hydroxytryptamine receptor 6 isoform X2 translates to MHLKNAGCVFASSRPQEAHTVLFNSPMMSGSPIPRVEAASGADVHRSFNDSGTIGDGWSISGSGPWLLAVMLSLIILVTACGNILLIALVFAHRSLRCTSNCFLVSLFLSDLMVALVVMPPAMLNVLCGTWVLAPGFCPVWLCFDVMCCSASILNLCVISLDRYLLIISPLRYKQHMTPPRALLLVGGAWGLAALTSFLPIKMDWHSLGRTQDLAENDPANATVSQLSSFYPSSYFQLSTSGTPSTQCRLRVTLPFALVATFLTFFLPSTAICFTYCRILLAARRQARQVEALTHPAYPHHSPGEPSRPPSPGHAVQDGDDYSHQEPPVLRQAPLSVNSERRLAHRQRKRALKASLTLGVLLGLFFSAWLPFFITNMAQISSFWASLSLALLHTQYGV
- the htr6 gene encoding 5-hydroxytryptamine receptor 6 isoform X1, producing MHLKNAGCVFASSRPQEAHTVLFNSPMMSGSPIPRVEAASGADVHRSFNDSGTIGDGWSISGSGPWLLAVMLSLIILVTACGNILLIALVFAHRSLRCTSNCFLVSLFLSDLMVALVVMPPAMLNVLCGTWVLAPGFCPVWLCFDVMCCSASILNLCVISLDRYLLIISPLRYKQHMTPPRALLLVGGAWGLAALTSFLPIKMDWHSLGRTQDLAENDPANATVSQLSSFYPSSYFQLSTSGTPSTQCRLRVTLPFALVATFLTFFLPSTAICFTYCRILLAARRQARQVEALTHPAYPHHSPGEPSRPPSPGHAVQDGDDYSHQEPPVLRQAPLSVNSERRLAHRQRKRALKASLTLGVLLGLFFSAWLPFFITNMAQAVCECVPPSFFDAITWLGYCNSTMNPIIYPMFMRDFKRALARLLPCCSSSQAPRRPSLPLSLSLRNSGEPQLPTEPPSLVSDPPQLPATATDAVNLLDAEHARIDLPLLLPNQVDTLDD